In the genome of Arvicola amphibius chromosome 2, mArvAmp1.2, whole genome shotgun sequence, the window GATTTGCAACCTAAGCGAGGTCACCTCCAGGGTAGAGAGCAGATCAAGCCAGGCAAATAACTAGAAATCAAGAGGACTGCAGAATCACAGAGCATGGCaggtggaagggggaggaggagggggagaagagaagggaacgGGGAGGAAGAATCAGAGGGAGAAGACAGTGAGCTAACATGAAGCCCAGGATCTTGAGCCGGATCTAAAGTAGACTGTGAACAACCTGGAGCTATGGTAGTGTGGAATCACCAAGTCTGACCAGGTACCGGAGGACTGTTTTCCCAGCTCTGTAGAGAATGAAGGGATCATTCCACCAGGGGGCACCATTTGCTCATAATTCTTCAGGATGCTGAGGTTATTTGGTAGACCCAACAGGGCTTCCTTGCTCCAGCTTCTGGCTCTCATCTATTCCTTCAGATCTTCAGAAGTTTATCTGCCTATGGCATGACTTGCCTCATGTTCAGGCTCCAGAGTCCTGGCCATGCGTTTCTGTTCCTGAACTTTTCCAAAACTGTGCTGTTGAGAAGGACACTTTCAACAACACTCTCCGACCTTCTTTCTAGAGTGTTGTCTGTGGTAAAATCAGAAACTTTTCCTCCGGAAGTGGTGCCAGCTGCACTTGGAGGACTCTTTCAATTCTCCGACTTCCACAGTAGTTTCCACTGCGTTTCTGTGGCCTTGGCCTGGACTCAATCTCTACCCTTCCCCACCTTCTctcacatacatgttcacaccctcacacacagcaCATAGAAATGACTACCAAAATGTCCTCCTGGTGGCCACATGGCTTCACACCCACATTCCACATGTTCTGTATCAAAATCAGGAGAAAAATTTAGGACAGACAGATCAGCTAGgtataaaaaaatcacagtcaAAATCCTAATTAGACTTAGTTATCtatttaaataactaaataatagaAGGGAATATGGGTTCATACAGGAGGAACTAGATAGGTGCTTGTGTCTAGTAAAAGACAAGTGGGTGATGGGGTAAGTTAAAGATGAACCACAGATGGGAGATTTGGAGTTGAAGAACTTTCAGCTCAGATGAGACCGGGCTACCTGTGAGTAAAAGCTATCTGGGTAGTTTATATCACTATAGACTTTGGTATGGATCTCTTTCTTAGTATTTTCCCCAGTAAAACTATAGATTGAGAATATGAAattttgagttcttcatatattttggagatgagtcctctgtctgatgtgggattggtgaagatctttcccattcagtaggctgcctttgtgtcttattgactgtgtcctttgctttacagaagcttctcagttttaggaggtcccatttatttactgttgttctcagtgtttgtaacactggtgttatatttaggaaattgtcttctgtgcccatgcatttatggctactccccactttctcttctatcaggttcagtgtggtcagattataTTGagctctttaatccatttggacatgagttttttGCTtgggaatagatatggatctatttgcattcctctacttgttgacatccagttatgccaacactgTGAATACGAAACCTTAGAGTTGCTCACTGCACTGGATATGGACATGTGCAGACTCTGATACCATACTGGTACACTACCAGCAGAAAATacacctttaattttaatttttaagtttttaaagacagggtttcatgttacccaggctggcctcatgtagctgaggctgtccttaaactcttttttattctgttttagcttcccaagtgctgggattataagtttGTGCTCCTATACCTAGAAAAACATCCTTTTAAAACATTAAGCTTATAAATGTGACTGAGGTACTACTATGTCACGACTCAGTGCTCATGTATATTTTGAGATGTTTAACggttaaatatatttacatcCTGAATCACTTATTTTTTTGTAGTAAAATCATTCCAAGTTCTTTCTTTGAGGTTTGTGAGATACACAGTGCATAACTTCTGATACTCACCCTACTGTGCGCTAGCACACGTGGCTTCCTCCTATATAAACAGAGCTCAGTCCACACCGATctacttcttccctcctcttcttctttcctacACTCCCAGCCCCGGTaatcatcattttattctttgtgtggCTGAATGGTATTATGTTGTGTATATGTTCTGTATATTTTGATCCATTCATTTTATTGAAACAGTTTTCATTTCTTGACTATAGCACTAATGATGCAAACAACCAACATGGGAGTTCAGGTATCCCTTGCCGTATTGGTTCCATTTCCTTTTGATCCATGCCTGAGTGGTTCAGTGGCCTCATGAGATACTTCTATTTGAAAACATTTCAGACACTTCCATTTTGTTCTCTGTGGTGGCTTTATGAATTTGCATATACATCCATAGTTTACAGGAGTCATTTTTCCTTATATCCCCTCTAGCATTTGTTATCTAATTTGTTTTTGACCAGAGTCATTCTTCCTGGGATGAAGAACCATATCATtgtgatttgatttgcatttcctttatGATTATCAGTGCTGGAGAACTGAACACCTTTTTATATACTTGTTAACTATTTGTACATAACAAAGGAATTCTGCCTTTAAATTCATGGTTATCAGTGCTTCATTGCATTGTCTCTGCTAGGATGAGGAAATTAGACAGAAAGGCATCCTTGGGAACACCTTTGCCTCTTTCCTGAGATGCACCAGGAAAAGGGGGTGAGGTTAGACAGCCTATGGAGGTCATACTTTGCAGTACGAGCAAGTCAGGTGAGTGTGCTGCAAAGCAGAGGGGAGAAGAGGCCAAAATAATCACCCTACAGTTGTCCCACGCTTCATGGATGCTTGCATGTAATAAACTCCCATTTCAGCCTATGAGAAAAAGGGACTGAGCTCAGAAAGTGTGGGAATTCAAGTCAGGGATAGACAGGCTTTCACTACCATGAGTAAGAAAAGCCTCTGAAACACTTACCTTCAAATCATTCTATTTCCCTTCTTTCAAAAAAATATCACAAATCCATTATTATTCCTTTGAGCTCCAACATCTCATAAATCagaaatatttctgaagaaataattCTACAAGTTCACTGAGGTTGTTGGTACTTGAGTTGAGCTCACCTGTCACTATGTGAAGTCAGAAGCATCTTTGGAAGAATGAACATTAAGCGAGAAGATTAGACAGAAATGTAAGGAAGTTGGGGAGAAAGATTTTTAGAATGAGGTCAGTTACTGGTTCAGCAAGAGCCCATTATATCCACTGGGAATGGGGGAACTGTCAGATACATTTTGCATGAAGATGGTAaccaagaaagttaaaaatagctTCAATGGCAAACTATTTGTTCTGTAATTTTCTTAGCTCAGTCCTTAGAAGTTGAAGCAACAATCCCTCTCCTCTTTTACATTTAAGTTCTCTTCTGTCTATCATTTTGGGTTAAATGCATCAAGTGCGTATGTAGTCAAATTATATCAGAACATCCATTGGATCTCTGAGTCTCATTTTGTGAGTTTAAAATAATCTCTCCTCTGATCAAGTgctatatttgaatatttgtgtCCTCTCCAAGATTTATGTTAAATCTTAAGTGCAATAGTGTTAGAGATGAGGCTACATTTTCATGGATGTGAGTGACATCTTACAGAAGGGCTCTAAGGAACTAAAATTGatcttttacttgtttttctttaactttttgccATATGCATTCTGCCATTTGCAAATGTAGCTAAATGGACATCAGTAGATACCAAAGGCTTGTTTTCATCTGTAGTTTGTAAGTTTccagtcccattttttttttaaaaaaacaaagcatcccAAATTGCTTAAGACAATAGATATAAGGAAATAGCAAGCTGTATTCCCAATCAGCCCTTGTCAGATTTTTTGAGTGCCTTCAACGTGCTGATGCTGTTCTGCACTACTTGGGTGAGTTGTCTTATTCATTCTCACAACACAGAACTGTCACGGGTCTCATCTTAAGCCATCATAAAACATAAGACCAGAGAAGCATGTTGAggatttgtatttttctgcccTTAATTACACCCATGAATTGCCTTGACGACTTAGGCGTTCTACCTCCCCTCTCACTGTCTGTCTCCAATAAAGGAAGTCTTAGAGCTTATGGAAGCACAGACAGGTGACAACCACACCTGTGGAATTCAGACATCCCCACAGCAGTGTGCCCTGCTGAAGTTTTCATCACCGAAACTGAGAAACATTTGTGCATGGTGAGACGTCATGAGCTCAATTGTGCTTGCATCTCCCATAGCTAAAATGTCACTTTGCAGAACACGTGATGCGGAAGCTCTCATCTTTTCACTTAGCAATTGACACATAGTTTTGGTTCCGGGAACTCTTAGGTGAGGCTTAGACAGGTTGGAGGTTTTAAAACCCCTGAGGGGTCAAGATTTGCTTCTGAGCCTTTTGTGCTGAAAAGCTCCAATGGTCTACACTTGTAGTGGCTCCAGATtgtctttgcttctgctttttaAACCTTTAGTCAGCTGGCCAGTggaaatcaccatggaaacctgTCAGTTAAAACTCTGTGGCCGTGGCTGAAGCTCTGGAGGTGAactgagaagaggaggaagaagaatgcGCGAATGACGGCCCGAATGAGGTAGAGCTCCTGAGGTGGGTACTGCAGTCAACACTGATGAGAGCAACGTACGATGGCATGGAGGCATGAAATACATTACTCGGAATAGTCACCTCAAAACAGTAACTACAGGAAGAGGCAAATTTATACCAGGAAAGTTGGTTCTGCATTCCCATGTAGCTGTTATAAGCTCCAGGGAACTTTGAACTTTAACCTCTTATATTACGAGTAGACATTCCAAATAAGTGACTGAGTTTTATATATATGCCTGATATGAAGAGTCTTGTGGTAGTCATCGGGTGGAGCTCAGAAGTCGTggtgaggagaggcaggagggattgTGGAGCCAGTGGAGTTAGTGACATCAGAGGAAAACCTACAGAAAACAGCTAACCTGGCGCACCGAGTctaaaccaacaaccaggaagcctgtaTGGGACCTATCTAGGGCTGCTGCGTATATGTGACAGTTatgtaattttgtttatttgtgaatGTCATGGCAATTGGAGTAGGGGCTGCTCCTGGTGCTTTGGCTGTTTTGGGGAATCTATTCCTCATGCTGGAGTGCCTTGTCCACCCTGAACACAGGGGGAAGTGCATGGTCTTACTGCAGCTTGAAGTGGCATGCATTGCTAAtgcccatgggagacctgcccctttctgagcagaTCGGAGGAGGGGCAGATttgtggggagaggcagggttgagagtgggaggagaggatggaggggaggtTGCAGTCAGGATGaagataataaatttaaaaaacgaGTTGTGTGGATATGGGACCTAAAGCAATACCTCTCCAGAGTCCCCATTGTTCAGTCCTTATTCCAATTGATTCCTCTGATATGTCAGAACGATGTGTTTAACTTTCTGAAAACACACCAAATTTAGTGCTAGTAGTTGAGAGTTTGAGGTCCCCAAATGATAATGAATTGGCCCCCTTTCAATAATTCTATTATCAGCTGGATTTAAAAATGCTAAgtcttcagagaaaccctgtctcgaaaaaccaaaaaaaaaaaaaaaaaatgctaagtctTGAATTTCCCATTTTCAgtgatgggctctgtgtgggagGGGCTGCTAAATCAGTGAGTGTACAGAGGAAGTACCCAGAGAGCCTATTACAGGCCAATGAgcccaggtgttttaattgtgagGTTGGATTGTGTGGGCACAAGTTTTATCACAAGGTTCTAAATTCTTCCTGTTGAGGGAGCTCAGTTATTTTTTATGGTATCTTCAATCCAGGGCATGTGGTGAAAGATGCTAGCATAGATACCAACATCAGCCCTCAGAACACAGCCGTCTGCATAGGACAGGATTCCATAAAGCACACCATTGCAGACTGCTGGGGCAGCCGACACTTCCtatcaggaaagagaaaaacaggtcATCTTTCAGGCAGAAGgaagtaaatgagaaaaataaggcCTCAAGAATACACTACCTTGCAGGGTAGCCTTCGTCCTGGCACGATGCCCACACAGatcatgttttctttgatgtCATAGGCTTTATAGCCATTACGGCACTCAGCATTGGTGATCACAGAGATGTTCACAGTCTGCAGTGAGTCAGGATCCTTggctagaggaaggagaaaagtcaTGCTCGTCATGAGTTCTCCTAAGGACTAAAGCTTCCTTTTGCTTCCTCTAATTTCAACATTTGTTCTACTACCAGGACAAGAGTTCAAACTCTGAGAAAAGAGCCAAGAAGCTTAGACACTAAGCATGCAGATTACTAACTTCAAAACTTGTCAGAATGTCTATTCCATTTCCTTAGGAGGGTGGTTTGTTTAAGCGAGACAGTCCTGCAACAAAATGAAGCCAATTGCTTTAAAATTTGTCTGGGAGTTTTAACATTTGGAGAGTGTCTTTTGTTATACAAGTTTTAGAGCTTGAGGGAGTTTAGAAACATAGAGCTGAATTTCTTATTTGTCAGGtggtagaaataataataatagtaataataataataataataataataataataataataataataattcatccAAGACACtagtaaaaggaaaggaaacccaACCAGACTAAGTGGTATAGTAGGATTTAACACCATGCCTTCTGGTTCCTAATTTAAGCAGTTTCTTTCACATCAAAGTCTCAAAAGAATTATCAATGAAACATATCCATAACAAAGGGTTTCTAAGATGTATGGGTAAATGGGGGAGGGCAGGCACAAGGGGAGTTGGAGAAGagtggaaagaggggaaggaggggaactttgatcaggatgtaaaataaattagttaataataaaaccaaagcaaagcaaaacaaaatcccaaaacaacaaacaaaaaccccaaacaacaacaacaacaacaaaaggaggtGTTTCTAATCTGTCATGGAATGAGAACCATCTTATTACATGTACAGCCAATCTGCAGGGGCTCTTCTTAGGGATTCTTAGGCAAAAGTTCTGTAGTTTGGGACTTGATTTGAATACTTCTAAACCTTTACTTGAAAACATGACTCCAATTTTCAGAGTAAACACTAAGCTTCTTTGCTTTCTAGTATAACAAAAAATTCACAGCCCCGCCTTTCTCTTGAGAGTTTGGTCAGAAATGTTTACTTTATGAGTTAGAACAAAATAAGGTACTTTTTTGTGGGGAAGTGTAACCCACAGTTATATCCAGTGGGTGTAACCCAGGTAATTATCTTCTGTTGTTGCTAAGCATATTCAAAATTTATTCTTCTAGGAATTTTTGTGTTTTCAGATTATAAGAATTTGAGCTCATTCATTGCTTGAAATGATCTGGAAACTTTTGATAAAGAGCTGTATTTCATTTTGAGCAAAGAAGATTGAAACTCTGACACAACAGTTAGCTGTGTTACACATCAAGTTAGtcctaaacatataaatatattctcattgaaactatttcttttatacttataaataaatattaatttataaaaggTAAAGGTATAGTAGAGAAAAGGCTTGAAAGTCTCCCATTGAGGAGCaggaacaggaaacagagactTCAGAGCTTGAAGTAAATCATATGAAAGCAGAACTGCAGAAGCTCAGAGGAGAGTTCCAAGACAATGCCAGCAAAGTCAGAAGCCATTACTTAACGCCCGGAACTCACTGGTGTCACACAGATTGTAGGCCCAGGTGGAGACAGAACACATGGTATTCTCGGGGATGATGTATTGGGGCAGTTCGACTGCTTTTATATACTTCCTGGGTTCGACCAGTGTTTTCAGCTTGATTAACATGAGGTCATACGaaatagaagagatggaaaagaatggGTGCTGGATCATTTTCTCATAACCGGTCACCGTGACATTCTCTTCAGTGGCGTCTGCTGGGTTTGTGACTCCAAGAATCACTTGAAGATGCCTAGAATAATGGGGGTGTTCATAAAAGCACTTTATCAATATTTAAGCAGTCATATGGCCCTTAACTAGCCTTCCCCGAGGAACATCCCCTGACTATCTTCCATGTCCCATTTATTGAGAGTTGTACTCAAGTAGCTAGGTCTATATCTAACCTGAGACCTCATAGAGCACAAGGGTCTGAGGTTCTGAGCACTCACGGTAAATTGCAGTGCGCAGCTGTGATCACCCAAAGAGGACGGATCAGAACACCTGTGCAGGGCAAGTAATCAGACTTCAGGTAGACCAAGTAGGGGGGAGTGGCACCAGCTATGTGGTCTGGATTATAGGCAGATGTACCTGGGAGGAGAGGGGTGGGAGTTTTCATTAATCACAGAGAAAACTTCTAGGGGAAAGAATGTCCAAACCACAATAACGAAGCCAAAAGCTAGGGGGAAATTTATTTCACAAGCTTCAAGTTATCGTCCCCTCCTCTTCAGCATTTCACAACGTGAATCAATTTTTTAaggtggcttattttttttttttcagaagaaaatggaaagtgaTAGAAACACCTACTTTATAAATTAGAAAGTGTTCATCCTTTTAGTTGTAAATAAATAGTCCTCAATTTGAGAAGTGAGTCTCTTAGGCCTGTAAGAAAGCTCGGTGGGTAGAACACCTGCTGAGCAAGCCTAGCAGTCTAAGTTTGATTCTCCCAGAAAGTActcaaaggtggaaggagagcaccttCCCCACAGAGTAGTCTACGGACTTACACAAATTTACCATAGCACATGGGCCTCTTTATTTTACACACAAAGTAATAAAGAAATGCCCtttaaaagaattacaaaatctcttattttaaataattcagtgGAAACTGTTAGACTAGCTCAGCACTATACCATTTTGACATTTTAGAGTGTTGCTAACATTTGACTGTAAAAATGCCCCTTACAGGCTAAGATATTGGAATACTTGAATGCCAGCTGTGGTGATATTTGGGGAAGCAGATCTCTAGGGAGCAAGCTCTGAGACGGATAACCTATCCCACTTCCTGTCCAGTCTCCGATCTGCCTAAATGTGAACAAGCAGCGTCATGCTTCTGCTGCCAGTTTAGAAGTTGCTTTTGCCCCCATTACTTCTCCACCATAATAGACAGTAACCTCAACTCATAAGTCAAATGAACTTTTTCTACATTATGTGGCTTCTTGTCGGTTCTTGTAGCAATGAGAATAGCAACTAATATGAGGACTTTTACAAGTCATCCATCTCTTCCTACCGTAAACAATGCCATTACCACGACAAGACCAATGCTTGCAGAGCCTGAGGACAACTAGGGACTAATTACTTCCACCGGTGCCAAGCACTAGTATATGCCAGACTCTGCTTAGAAACTTGAGGAGcctgaaaataaaacagacagcCCAGCTCTCAAACATCTGAATTGGCAAAcacattgaaaaataataaacacaagtaaataaaCTGGCATGCTGATGGTCATTAAAGCCACAAGGATCCAGTTAGGCCAAGGAAAGATGGAATATCATCAGTAGTAGTTGTTTGGGGTATGTGTCAGCCCGTGAAGCCTCATAAAACAAACATTCAGTGGTCACGGTTGACCAAACAGGCAAAGAATAAAGCCATGGAGACAGAGCGGTTAGATCATCAGATATGTGGGGCAAGAGATTCTGGACAGAGGAAGCAGCTACAGCCAGATTAAGAGGTCTAGGGCCTGCTTAAGGAATATCGCTGAGGCCAATGTAGCTTACATGGTATGAGTTAAGGCTGGAAGTGGTGGTAGAGAGTGATAGAGAAGGTGTAGTTTGTTCCGTGCAATGTTGGGATCATGCAGATTTGTATTCTAAATGAAGGTGGGAACACTTAATGATTTAAATAAGGTGGTTATGACAGCTCTCTTGTAGAAACTTTTGAAGCAGAGCATGTAGAAATGAAGGGTCTattggatggataaatggatgctCCAGCCAAATGATGTTGGTTTGGACGATCATGAGCAATGGATGTAGTGAGATGTGTTTGACTTAAGGTATATTTAGAAGACAGATAAAATGACATTGTCCCAACACAGTGAACATGGGGTGTGTAGCTAAACCATGCCAGGAAATGTTCAGCTCTAAGTTTGTTGCTATATTCCTTAGTTGGGTTCCTTTCTTAATCTGGGCCTTTATTTCCTGGTTTTGTACCATGATATCTATCATGTTCCAGACAGGTCCAGAATCAACTCCTAATGCAGAATAGATTGCATGgaggtgtgtcaccatgcctttcCCTTATCACATaatgttgggagcagagagaccccagatcctgaatttcttgtaatcccctgatctgagtgcctacagctgctctgagcacaagaccttcaggag includes:
- the Prss58 gene encoding serine protease 58; translated protein: MIKLVCLCILSTLLGTSAYNPDHIAGATPPYLVYLKSDYLPCTGVLIRPLWVITAAHCNLPHLQVILGVTNPADATEENVTVTGYEKMIQHPFFSISSISYDLMLIKLKTLVEPRKYIKAVELPQYIIPENTMCSVSTWAYNLCDTTKDPDSLQTVNISVITNAECRNGYKAYDIKENMICVGIVPGRRLPCKEVSAAPAVCNGVLYGILSYADGCVLRADVGIYASIFHHMPWIEDTIKNN